A single genomic interval of Devosia oryziradicis harbors:
- the ccmI gene encoding c-type cytochrome biogenesis protein CcmI — protein MLFWLIAIAVTAIACAALYYAAGWRVVNADTPESDDANSHFRLVLAGIDADLAAGKLGESEATAAKGELAREILRLKAESGHVAPAGPGFGRGPLLGGLLLVGLLAFAVYGWLGKPDLPSQPLSGRADVAAQQLDLDTAIARIEEQLAATPDDLRGWTVIAPAYVEQARYADAIRAYRRVIELGGATPDLQTSLAEALLLEGQDTDIGEATTLLQAAAAADPSHVMSRLYLASVLTGAERYAEAVPVWTQVLALAKGDEPWLASAQQGLAVAQNGGVASTNDQEAEMIGQMVSGLAERLAASGGTIEEWTQLVRAYLVLGDTERAQAAFDDAVAAYPQAFDRGDLDTLALGAGLTINGAQP, from the coding sequence ATGCTTTTCTGGTTGATCGCCATCGCCGTTACCGCCATTGCCTGCGCTGCACTCTACTACGCAGCCGGCTGGCGCGTGGTCAACGCAGACACGCCTGAATCGGACGATGCCAACAGCCATTTTCGCCTCGTTCTGGCGGGGATCGACGCCGATCTGGCTGCCGGCAAGCTCGGGGAGAGCGAGGCGACAGCGGCCAAGGGCGAGCTTGCCCGGGAAATCCTGCGTCTCAAGGCCGAGAGCGGCCATGTCGCGCCTGCCGGGCCTGGTTTCGGACGCGGCCCCTTGCTTGGCGGACTGCTGCTTGTCGGACTGTTGGCCTTCGCCGTCTATGGTTGGCTCGGCAAGCCCGACCTGCCCAGCCAGCCCCTCAGCGGCAGGGCCGATGTCGCGGCGCAGCAACTTGACCTCGACACCGCCATTGCGCGGATCGAGGAGCAGCTCGCGGCCACGCCGGATGACCTGCGCGGTTGGACGGTCATCGCGCCGGCCTATGTTGAGCAGGCGCGCTATGCCGACGCCATACGCGCCTATCGCCGTGTCATCGAGCTTGGCGGGGCGACCCCGGACCTACAGACGAGCCTCGCCGAAGCCCTGCTGCTGGAAGGCCAGGATACCGACATCGGCGAAGCTACGACGCTGCTGCAGGCGGCCGCTGCGGCGGACCCAAGCCATGTGATGTCACGGCTCTATCTCGCCTCCGTGCTGACGGGGGCGGAGCGATATGCCGAAGCCGTTCCGGTATGGACGCAGGTCCTGGCTCTGGCCAAGGGCGACGAGCCGTGGCTGGCCAGCGCGCAGCAGGGATTGGCTGTGGCGCAGAATGGCGGGGTGGCGTCGACCAACGACCAGGAGGCCGAGATGATCGGCCAGATGGTCAGCGGGCTCGCCGAGCGCCTGGCGGCCAGCGGCGGTACGATCGAGGAATGGACCCAACTGGTGCGCGCCTATCTCGTGCTTGGCGACACCGAGCGCGCCCAGGCAGCCTTTGACGATGCCGTTGCCGCCTATCCACAGGCGTTTGACCGCGGCGACCTCGACACCTTGGCGCTCGGCGCCGGCCTCACCATCAATGGAGCCCAGCCATGA
- a CDS encoding FAD-dependent oxidoreductase: MKDQPNRIGVDRPHQFHGSAIDRGRPLKFRLDGRLISGLAGDTVLSAVLASGLDTIGEHNGTALALSQRHAPTISFAALAADHQRTLPMERTPATDGADYISTARKLQRNPLLRLMRRGRSLNIDLDRGDALARPWIGSPAEAGPAADLVVVGGGVAGLSSALAAAKRGLRVVLIEATPMLGGNSRLFGTLEGEQTPDEQIDRLATAVTNAEAITVLTNAEAFALRPGVVRLHQVEMIDDTPTGRVVEIKAPHIVLATGSFERLPIFPGNRLPGTIGALEAFELAHRYGVWAGSSALVATSSSPAYRLAMLANDAGITVPRIIDSRPNPQSRFIEFSKAYGITLAAGTLVASAASASKGRGLVATPLVALGAFQRSEPAISVDRLVLCGGWQPDLTLWHMAGGQSAWNAARARLEPRSGPAGIALAGSAAGWFSRGACVESGGDAVDALLGRQRRVVEERLIDPIYETPDAPAPIGEVPDEVAPPSYLDGGWRHIERPRLKASRWPSWLPFAPALPGWSLADTPQPLDIADIAAGVQLGAIPAASAGIVAQERVAMVVIEAGGNDPQPSQALAMPPPYLEGRYDGASLWLVAPKEARALDVGALIYRDADETDPLKAIGVVVRIVDGKAVALVAGQHGQSASVREPGRAVGITLAAPYREGGSANA; encoded by the coding sequence ATGAAGGATCAACCCAACCGCATAGGCGTCGACCGGCCGCATCAATTTCATGGCAGCGCCATCGATCGCGGTCGGCCCCTTAAGTTTAGACTGGATGGCCGTTTGATATCCGGCCTTGCAGGCGACACGGTGCTGAGCGCGGTGCTGGCGTCTGGCCTCGACACGATCGGCGAGCACAACGGCACTGCTCTGGCATTGTCGCAGCGTCACGCGCCGACCATCAGCTTTGCTGCCCTCGCCGCCGACCACCAGCGTACACTGCCGATGGAGCGGACGCCGGCCACCGACGGCGCCGACTACATCTCCACGGCGCGCAAGCTGCAGCGCAACCCACTGCTGCGGCTCATGCGCCGCGGCCGCTCGCTCAACATTGACCTCGATCGCGGCGACGCCCTGGCTCGGCCATGGATCGGCAGCCCCGCCGAGGCGGGGCCAGCGGCCGATCTTGTGGTCGTGGGCGGGGGCGTGGCAGGCCTCTCGTCCGCCCTGGCCGCAGCCAAGCGGGGCCTGCGCGTGGTGTTGATCGAGGCCACGCCGATGCTCGGCGGCAATTCGCGGCTGTTCGGTACGCTGGAAGGCGAGCAGACGCCCGATGAACAGATCGACCGCCTCGCCACCGCGGTCACCAACGCAGAAGCAATCACCGTCCTTACCAATGCGGAAGCATTCGCGTTGCGACCGGGCGTGGTGCGGCTGCATCAGGTGGAGATGATCGACGATACGCCGACCGGTCGCGTCGTCGAGATCAAGGCGCCCCATATCGTCCTTGCTACCGGATCGTTCGAGCGGCTGCCGATATTTCCTGGCAACCGGCTGCCCGGGACGATTGGCGCGCTGGAGGCGTTCGAGCTGGCGCATCGCTACGGTGTGTGGGCCGGCAGTTCGGCCTTGGTAGCGACCAGCAGCAGCCCTGCCTACCGGCTCGCCATGCTGGCGAACGATGCCGGCATTACCGTGCCGCGTATCATCGACTCGCGGCCAAATCCGCAGTCCCGGTTCATTGAGTTCTCCAAGGCCTATGGCATCACCCTGGCCGCCGGAACACTGGTTGCCTCGGCCGCCTCCGCCTCCAAGGGCCGCGGACTCGTCGCGACGCCGCTGGTGGCACTCGGGGCCTTTCAGCGGTCGGAACCGGCCATTTCGGTCGACCGGCTGGTGCTTTGCGGCGGCTGGCAGCCTGACCTGACGCTCTGGCACATGGCAGGAGGACAAAGCGCCTGGAACGCCGCGCGTGCTCGTCTTGAACCCCGCTCCGGGCCAGCCGGCATCGCGTTGGCCGGCAGCGCGGCTGGCTGGTTCAGCCGCGGCGCCTGTGTCGAGAGCGGCGGTGATGCGGTCGACGCCCTGCTCGGTCGTCAGCGTCGGGTCGTCGAAGAGCGCCTGATCGACCCGATCTACGAAACGCCGGATGCGCCTGCCCCGATCGGGGAGGTCCCCGACGAGGTGGCGCCGCCCTCCTATCTCGATGGCGGCTGGCGTCATATCGAACGACCGCGCCTCAAGGCGTCCCGCTGGCCCTCCTGGCTTCCCTTCGCCCCGGCGCTGCCGGGCTGGTCGCTCGCCGACACGCCGCAGCCGCTCGACATTGCCGATATCGCCGCCGGCGTGCAGCTCGGCGCCATTCCGGCGGCCAGCGCCGGCATCGTGGCGCAGGAGCGGGTGGCCATGGTCGTCATCGAGGCCGGCGGCAATGACCCGCAGCCGTCGCAGGCGCTTGCCATGCCCCCACCCTATCTCGAGGGCCGTTACGATGGTGCCAGCCTGTGGCTCGTGGCCCCGAAAGAAGCGCGGGCGCTCGATGTCGGCGCCCTTATCTATCGCGATGCCGATGAAACCGACCCGCTCAAGGCGATTGGCGTGGTGGTGCGGATCGTCGATGGAAAGGCCGTCGCCCTGGTTGCCGGCCAGCATGGCCAGTCTGCGAGCGTGCGCGAGCCGGGTCGCGCCGTCGGCATCACGCTGGCCGCGCCCTATCGCGAGGGCGGGTCGGCAAACGCCTAG
- a CDS encoding sensor histidine kinase: MRKGSIAASLFWLSAGWLVVALVATGFLLTDLYSRALDRSLSDTLDFHLETLAGDLLEAGDPSSPDIVLSDPRFERPRSGWYWAIRDADGKLYNLSTSVVGIGLPVISGAFSGGRRTAILDDAFGTRMRVVERSVTLAPNTYQIVVTGNLSEILDLVGNFRGQAFIVLGAVGVMLAIMSAIVARFAMRPIDRLSAAVERVREGDSVTVTGTYPREIAPLAEEVNELLRSNAQIIERARNQVGNLAHGLKTPIAVLRNEAANKKGALADVVVSETEKMSTMVATYLERARLAARTSVVGKKADATMIMLRLTRVMRKINPDCTIAFQRPDASLPWFRGDEADLEEMAGNLLDNACKWSKGQVGVRLDAERSNTGTMLLIRIDDNGPGLSEADVEKVLRRGVRLDEKTPGSGLGLDIVKELVDVYGGSLALKRSALGGLLVELRLPTARLGAMARPNAA; encoded by the coding sequence TTGAGAAAAGGCTCGATTGCAGCTTCGCTGTTCTGGCTCTCTGCCGGCTGGCTGGTCGTGGCGCTGGTGGCGACCGGGTTCCTGTTGACCGATCTCTATTCACGCGCGCTCGACCGATCCCTGTCCGATACGCTCGACTTCCACCTCGAGACCCTGGCCGGCGACCTGCTCGAGGCCGGCGATCCATCAAGCCCTGACATCGTGCTCAGCGACCCCCGCTTCGAGCGGCCGCGCTCGGGCTGGTACTGGGCCATTCGCGACGCCGACGGCAAGCTCTATAATCTCTCCACCTCCGTGGTCGGCATTGGCTTGCCGGTCATCAGCGGCGCATTCAGTGGCGGGCGTCGCACGGCCATCCTCGACGATGCGTTCGGCACCCGGATGCGCGTGGTCGAGCGCTCCGTTACCCTGGCGCCCAATACCTACCAGATCGTGGTCACGGGCAATCTGAGCGAGATCCTCGACCTAGTGGGCAATTTCCGCGGCCAGGCCTTTATCGTCCTGGGTGCGGTGGGTGTGATGCTGGCTATCATGAGCGCCATTGTGGCGCGCTTCGCCATGCGGCCGATAGATCGGCTCAGCGCCGCCGTCGAACGCGTGCGCGAGGGTGACAGCGTGACCGTGACCGGCACCTATCCGCGCGAAATCGCGCCGCTGGCCGAAGAGGTGAACGAGTTGCTGCGCTCCAACGCGCAGATCATCGAGCGCGCGCGCAACCAGGTTGGCAACCTGGCGCATGGCCTCAAGACGCCCATCGCCGTGCTGCGCAACGAGGCGGCCAACAAGAAGGGGGCATTGGCCGACGTCGTGGTCTCGGAAACCGAGAAGATGAGCACGATGGTGGCCACCTATCTCGAGCGCGCCCGGCTGGCCGCGCGCACGTCGGTGGTGGGCAAGAAGGCCGACGCAACCATGATCATGCTTCGGCTGACCCGGGTGATGCGCAAGATCAATCCCGATTGTACCATTGCCTTCCAGCGCCCGGATGCATCGCTGCCCTGGTTCAGGGGGGACGAGGCCGATCTCGAGGAAATGGCGGGCAACCTGCTCGACAATGCCTGCAAATGGTCCAAGGGGCAGGTGGGCGTGCGGCTCGATGCCGAGCGCAGCAATACCGGCACCATGCTGTTGATTCGGATCGATGATAATGGTCCGGGGCTGAGCGAAGCCGATGTGGAGAAAGTGTTGCGCCGCGGTGTCAGGCTGGACGAGAAAACGCCTGGCAGCGGACTGGGGCTCGATATCGTCAAGGAACTGGTGGATGTGTATGGCGGCAGCCTGGCGCTGAAACGCTCCGCGCTGGGCGGCCTGCTGGTGGAATTGCGGTTGCCGACGGCGCGCCTGGGCGCCATGGCCAGGCCCAACGCGGCCTGA
- a CDS encoding response regulator transcription factor, protein MRILVVEDDTNLNRQLKEALTEAGYAVDVAFDGEEGHFLGDTEPYDAIVLDIGLPQMDGLSVLEEWRRAGRTTPVLLLTARDRWSDKVQGIDAGADDYVAKPFHMEEVLARIRALVRRAAGLASNEIVAGSVRLDARSGKVTVDGQSVKLTSHELRLLSYLMHHKGKVISRTELTEHLYDQDFDRDSNTIEVFVGRLRKKLPDDCIQTVRGLGYQIAED, encoded by the coding sequence ATGCGTATTCTTGTTGTCGAAGACGATACCAATCTCAACCGGCAGCTCAAGGAAGCGCTGACAGAGGCGGGCTATGCCGTCGATGTCGCCTTCGACGGCGAAGAGGGCCATTTCCTCGGCGATACCGAACCCTATGATGCCATCGTGCTCGATATCGGCCTGCCGCAGATGGACGGGCTCAGCGTGCTCGAGGAATGGCGCCGTGCCGGCCGGACCACGCCGGTGCTGCTGCTGACGGCGCGCGACCGCTGGAGCGACAAGGTGCAGGGCATCGATGCCGGTGCCGACGACTATGTCGCCAAGCCATTCCACATGGAAGAAGTGCTGGCCCGCATCCGCGCCCTGGTACGGCGCGCCGCAGGCCTGGCATCCAACGAGATCGTCGCCGGTTCGGTCCGGCTCGATGCCCGCTCGGGCAAGGTGACGGTCGATGGCCAGTCGGTCAAGCTCACCAGCCACGAACTGCGGCTCTTGAGCTATCTCATGCACCACAAGGGCAAGGTCATTTCGCGCACCGAGCTGACCGAGCACCTCTATGACCAGGATTTCGACCGCGACAGCAACACGATCGAAGTGTTCGTCGGCCGCCTGCGCAAGAAGCTGCCCGATGACTGCATCCAGACGGTGCGCGGGTTGGGCTATCAGATAGCGGAAGACTAG
- a CDS encoding PepSY domain-containing protein gives MAGFASFMSHSATAPYGAGMKTLTSKLFAPVTVALAIGLAGIAPAHAQACLDNRQIQEAVSSGQIMSLADVLASAGIDGSAEILSVQVCDEGGGLVYIIGVLTPDGDAQNLVLSAQ, from the coding sequence TTGGCCGGCTTTGCCTCATTCATGTCCCATTCAGCAACAGCGCCCTATGGTGCCGGCATGAAAACCTTGACCTCAAAATTGTTTGCGCCGGTGACCGTCGCGCTGGCCATCGGGCTGGCGGGCATTGCGCCGGCCCATGCCCAGGCCTGTCTTGATAACCGCCAGATCCAGGAAGCGGTGTCGTCGGGCCAGATCATGTCGCTTGCCGATGTGCTGGCTTCGGCCGGCATCGATGGCAGCGCCGAAATCCTTTCCGTTCAGGTATGTGACGAAGGCGGTGGCCTGGTCTATATTATCGGCGTACTGACGCCGGACGGGGATGCACAGAACCTTGTCTTGAGCGCGCAGTAA